The Vanrija pseudolonga chromosome 1, complete sequence genomic sequence cctctcCAAGCTGGGTCTGAAGGCcgtgagtgtggtggtggatcTGAGGCGTTgcaccactgacaccccccagGGCCAGGCCATCACTGTCATCGGCACCGCTGGCCCGCTGCCCGAGGCACCGACGCAGCAGATTGTCTTCTGTaggtgccgctcgccgacgccgctgactTTTAGTGGAGGACATGGACTCTTcggagctcgcgcagcaggtgGGTTGCAGGACTGACCGCAAGTCTAACCCACCAGGCAGGCATTCCCCCGGGACTCGAGAACCTCGGAAACACATGCTACCTCAACTCGACGCTGCAGGCGCTGCGCACCGTCCCAGAGCTGCAGACCGCACTCGAGGGGTGAGTGGTTGTTTGTTTGTTTATGCCCGTGCCCTTGCTGACGCagccagcgcctcgtcgagcaacagcgccgagggccgcctCACCGTGTCCCTCAAGAACCTGTACACTGGCATGTCCAAGACGGCCGACCCCGTCAGCCCGTTCGCGCTCGTCACCAACctgcgcacgctcgcgccccAGTTTGCCGAGCAGGACCAGCGCGGCATGTACTCGCAgcaggacgccgacgaggcctGGACCCAGGTCATCTCGGCGCTccgcgcgacgctgcccaGCCAGGGAGGGCGTGGAACCTTTATTGACGACCTCATGTCGATCACCCTGACCAAGACGTGGGTGGCACGCCCCTGATGaagctaacccaccaggTTGACATCGCCCGAGGCGCCCAACGAGCCCCCTGCCGTGTCCACCGAGCAcgtcctcaagctcgagTGCAATATTACCATTGACACCAACTTTTTGGTCTCGGGTATCCTTGACGTGGGTTGGCGACGCCTCAGCTTGACTAACCCCGCAGGGCTTGGATGAGAAGATTGAGAAGAACAGCCCGTCGCTTGGCCGCACGATCGTGTACGACTCAAAGTCGAGGTTGTCACGTCTTCCCCAGTACCTCGCCGTGCACCTCGTCCGCTTC encodes the following:
- the ubp6_1 gene encoding Ubiquitin carboxyl-terminal hydrolase 6, with the translated sequence MPPSRSQDAMNVTIKHSGKSFPVDVDVSAPATAFKESIYKVTGVPVDRMKVMVKGILKLGTADQQDDADLSKLGLKAGQAITVIGTAGPLPEAPTQQIVFLEDMDSSELAQQAGIPPGLENLGNTCYLNSTLQALRTVPELQTALEGASSSNSAEGRLTVSLKNLYTGMSKTADPVSPFALVTNLRTLAPQFAEQDQRGMYSQQDADEAWTQVISALRATLPSQGGRGTFIDDLMSITLTKTLTSPEAPNEPPAVSTEHVLKLECNITIDTNFLVSGILDGLDEKIEKNSPSLGRTIVYDSKSRLSRLPQYLAVHLVRFYWRRDIQKKAKIMRKVKFPLQLNALEISTEELSKQLQPINTAANNILKTRDDRAKIAKRAKGKAAQAEEVTEEQHRDKEHKEIEELVSAAGITEKGVNATGMYELCAMVTHKGASAESGHYIGWTRKDDGEITASGEEQWYKFDDDKVSTVTADKILSLDGGGEDSVAYILLYRAINF
- the ubp6_1 gene encoding Ubiquitin carboxyl-terminal hydrolase 6, coding for MPPSRSQDAMNVTIKHSGKSFPVDVDVSAPATAFKESIYKVTGVPVDRMKVMVKGILKDDADLSKLGLKAGQAITVIGTAGPLPEAPTQQIVFLEDMDSSELAQQAGIPPGLENLGNTCYLNSTLQALRTVPELQTALEGASSSNSAEGRLTVSLKNLYTGMSKTADPVSPFALVTNLRTLAPQFAEQDQRGMYSQQDADEAWTQVISALRATLPSQGGRGTFIDDLMSITLTKTLTSPEAPNEPPAVSTEHVLKLECNITIDTNFLVSGILDGLDEKIEKNSPSLGRTIVYDSKSRLSRLPQYLAVHLVRFYWRRDIQKKAKIMRKVKFPLQLNALEISTEELSKQLQPINTAANNILKTRDDRAKIAKRAKGKAAQAEEVTEEQHRDKEHKEIEELVSAAGITEKGVNATGMYELCAMVTHKGASAESGHYIGWTRKDDGEITASGEEQWYKFDDDKVSTVTADKILSLDGGGEDSVAYILLYRAINF